A window of the Syntrophothermus lipocalidus DSM 12680 genome harbors these coding sequences:
- the rpoN gene encoding RNA polymerase factor sigma-54: MRLIHDLSLEQRQKLIITPELRQAIAILQMSALELDEYLQQELAENPFLELKDDPEPVEVELKSEDEGFETEWWEYFLDRSDLGYLGPKEKSEESKGYENLLTKAPTLHEHLLFQADITLSDEDMVIGEFLIGCIDDNGYLRVGIAEAAQHLGVANEQVEKVLKVIQTFEPYGVGARSLSECLCIQLVQTGKINPVAEKIVREHLDDLGKGRVAKIAARMGISVKDVQETADLIRTLDPKPGRQYGNSYDIRYLVPDVIVERINGEYVIQVCEGNLPRLVINQFYQNMLKQPGLFGHEAKKFMEDRFASALWIIRSIEHRRLTLYKVASCIVEVQREFLDKGVKYLKPLNLKQVADMIGVHESTISRATAGKYIQTPQGVFELKYFFGSAVSAAEGIEKYASRSVKKLIKEMIDAEDARNPLSDQKIAEVLEQSGIKISRRTVAKYRTELGIMSTSARKRY; this comes from the coding sequence TTGAGACTTATCCATGACTTGTCCCTGGAACAACGCCAAAAGCTGATCATAACGCCGGAGTTGCGACAAGCCATCGCTATTCTGCAGATGTCGGCACTGGAGTTGGACGAGTATCTTCAGCAGGAGCTGGCCGAAAACCCTTTTCTAGAATTAAAGGATGATCCTGAGCCGGTGGAGGTCGAGTTAAAATCAGAGGATGAGGGTTTTGAAACCGAGTGGTGGGAGTATTTTTTGGATAGAAGTGATTTAGGCTATCTGGGACCCAAGGAAAAGAGCGAAGAAAGTAAGGGATACGAAAACCTGTTGACAAAGGCGCCTACCCTTCACGAACATTTACTTTTCCAGGCGGACATCACTTTAAGCGACGAAGATATGGTAATAGGAGAGTTTTTGATCGGATGTATTGACGACAACGGGTATCTGAGGGTGGGTATAGCCGAGGCCGCGCAGCACCTCGGGGTTGCGAATGAACAGGTGGAAAAGGTATTGAAAGTAATTCAAACGTTTGAGCCTTACGGGGTGGGAGCCAGAAGCCTGTCGGAGTGCCTTTGTATTCAGCTTGTGCAGACAGGCAAGATTAATCCTGTTGCCGAAAAGATAGTTAGAGAGCATCTGGATGACCTGGGCAAGGGGAGGGTAGCCAAGATCGCTGCTCGAATGGGGATCTCGGTCAAAGATGTACAGGAAACGGCGGATCTTATACGCACACTTGACCCCAAACCCGGGCGACAGTACGGTAATAGCTACGATATAAGATATTTGGTGCCGGATGTTATAGTAGAGAGGATTAACGGGGAATATGTTATTCAAGTATGTGAGGGAAATCTTCCCCGGCTAGTTATCAACCAATTTTACCAGAACATGCTCAAACAACCTGGACTATTCGGGCACGAGGCCAAGAAGTTCATGGAAGACAGGTTTGCTTCTGCATTGTGGATTATACGCAGCATCGAACACCGGAGGCTAACCCTTTATAAAGTAGCCAGTTGCATAGTTGAGGTGCAGAGGGAGTTCTTGGACAAAGGGGTGAAATACCTTAAGCCCCTGAACCTTAAGCAGGTAGCAGATATGATCGGAGTACACGAATCGACCATAAGCCGGGCTACTGCTGGCAAATATATTCAAACACCTCAAGGGGTATTCGAATTGAAGTATTTCTTTGGCAGTGCTGTTAGTGCAGCGGAGGGCATTGAGAAGTATGCTTCCCGCAGCGTAAAGAAACTTATCAAGGAGATGATTGACGCGGAAGACGCCAGAAACCCGCTAAGCGACCAAAAAATAGCGGAGGTATTGGAACAGTCAGGGATCAAAATATCTAGGCGTACAGTTGCCAAGTACCGAACTGAACTGGGAATAATGTCAACGTCAGCGCGTAAGAGGTATTAG
- a CDS encoding bifunctional phosphoglucose/phosphomannose isomerase: protein MAVEMGPEMMFEFLYNLPAQFEGCLKMDFSKASGLKKEYANIVVTGLGGSAIGGDILRCYCQSRLPIPVVVNRDYMLPRFVGPDSLVLAVSYSGNTEETLSAYEDAREKGASIIAFTTGGKLAEMAALDGNPVITITGGLVPRAATGYLFAPLVLVLERLGLVSGASEDVKETVTVLTQLREEIEPGREEDSNRARFIAGQLYQRIPVIWGCSSTSEVAAMRWKGQINENAKAPAYFNVFPELNHNEIVGFEVPEDLVKKLAVIILRDPDDHGRITKRIEITKDILQGKVSSVAEVEARGNSFLAKTYSLIYVGDYASVYLAELYGINPTPVQVIDYLKARMAE from the coding sequence ATGGCGGTAGAAATGGGACCGGAGATGATGTTCGAATTCCTGTACAACCTACCCGCACAGTTTGAGGGATGCCTCAAAATGGACTTTTCCAAGGCATCCGGACTCAAGAAGGAGTACGCCAACATTGTGGTGACTGGGCTGGGGGGCTCAGCCATCGGAGGCGATATTCTAAGGTGCTATTGCCAGAGCCGTTTGCCGATACCGGTGGTGGTCAACCGCGACTACATGTTGCCGCGGTTTGTGGGGCCGGATTCTTTAGTCCTGGCGGTCAGTTATTCAGGGAACACGGAAGAGACTCTGAGTGCTTACGAAGACGCCCGGGAAAAAGGTGCGAGTATAATCGCTTTCACGACTGGGGGTAAGCTGGCTGAGATGGCGGCTCTAGATGGTAACCCAGTGATCACGATAACCGGCGGCCTGGTGCCGAGGGCTGCAACCGGGTACCTTTTTGCTCCCCTGGTCCTGGTCTTAGAACGACTTGGTCTCGTGTCCGGGGCCTCCGAAGATGTGAAGGAGACGGTAACCGTTTTGACCCAACTGCGGGAAGAAATTGAGCCCGGACGTGAAGAAGATTCCAACCGAGCCAGATTCATTGCCGGCCAGCTTTATCAGAGAATACCGGTTATCTGGGGGTGTTCGTCTACTTCGGAAGTGGCGGCCATGCGCTGGAAAGGCCAAATCAATGAGAATGCCAAGGCCCCAGCTTACTTCAACGTGTTTCCAGAGCTGAATCACAACGAGATAGTAGGTTTCGAGGTGCCCGAGGATCTGGTAAAAAAACTGGCGGTGATAATCCTGCGGGACCCAGATGACCACGGGCGGATAACGAAGCGGATTGAAATAACCAAAGATATTCTTCAGGGCAAGGTGAGCAGCGTAGCAGAGGTGGAGGCGCGGGGAAACAGTTTCCTAGCCAAGACCTACTCGCTTATCTATGTGGGAGATTACGCCAGTGTTTACCTGGCAGAGCTGTACGGAATTAATCCCACTCCAGTCCAGGTCATAGACTACCTGAAAGCAAGAATGGCAGAATAG
- a CDS encoding gluconeogenesis factor YvcK family protein, whose protein sequence is MKENCLLSDQVREEGPHIVTVGGGTGLSVLLRGLKRYTNNLTAVVTVTDDGGSSGRLRGELGVVPPGDIRNCLVALAETETLMDRVFDHRFRGGKGLEGHNLGNLLLVAMAEITGDVISAIKEVGKVLAVRGRVLPATLEQVLLAAELSDGSFIIGETSIREVTKGVRRVYLVPENCKPLEETMEALARADAVVLGPGSLYTSIIPNIMVKGVVEALLRTNAVRIYVANIMTEKGETDGYSVADHIQAVYDHAGKAFLDYAVVNVGPIADSLLERYYSEGAMPVVFDPSRVARMGIKIIKEDLVSRGEVAWHDSDKLARVVLGIIKDRKG, encoded by the coding sequence ATGAAAGAGAACTGCTTGTTAAGTGACCAGGTTCGGGAAGAAGGGCCCCACATCGTTACGGTAGGAGGAGGAACCGGGCTTTCCGTTTTATTGAGGGGATTAAAGCGCTACACCAATAACCTCACCGCTGTGGTGACTGTGACCGATGATGGGGGCAGCTCTGGTAGGCTTCGCGGGGAGCTGGGTGTAGTACCACCTGGCGATATCCGCAACTGTTTGGTGGCCTTAGCGGAAACTGAAACTTTGATGGACCGTGTGTTTGACCACAGGTTTCGGGGCGGTAAGGGTTTAGAAGGACATAACCTAGGGAACCTGCTTTTGGTGGCTATGGCCGAGATTACAGGTGATGTGATTTCTGCCATCAAGGAAGTGGGTAAGGTACTGGCTGTCAGGGGCCGGGTTTTACCGGCAACCCTCGAACAAGTACTGCTGGCAGCCGAGCTTAGCGATGGGTCATTTATCATTGGGGAGACCTCGATTCGCGAAGTTACAAAGGGAGTAAGGAGGGTATACCTTGTCCCTGAGAACTGCAAGCCATTGGAGGAAACCATGGAGGCCTTGGCCCGGGCTGATGCTGTGGTGCTGGGCCCGGGGAGCCTCTATACCAGCATAATACCAAACATAATGGTCAAGGGGGTGGTAGAGGCCTTACTTCGTACGAATGCGGTAAGGATATACGTGGCCAATATCATGACCGAGAAAGGTGAGACTGACGGCTATTCGGTAGCTGACCATATACAGGCAGTCTACGACCACGCAGGGAAAGCCTTCCTCGATTATGCGGTAGTTAACGTGGGACCGATTGCGGACAGCCTGTTAGAGCGGTATTACTCCGAAGGAGCGATGCCGGTAGTGTTTGACCCGTCGAGGGTGGCCCGGATGGGGATCAAGATTATTAAAGAAGACTTGGTGTCTCGCGGGGAGGTGGCATGGCACGACAGCGACAAACTGGCCAGGGTAGTTTTGGGCATCATAAAGGACCGGAAAGGTTGA
- the whiA gene encoding DNA-binding protein WhiA, producing the protein MSFSNETKNELARIIPEKECCQRAELSGLLNIGGTFTWDDSQNEMVWELSTENAATARKVFKLAKALLAVPVEVTILNKRQLKKNKVFIVRARQERDEMFLMQELGLFNGQGRRVERVPESLVHRRCCKRCYLRGAFLARGSVNKPEGEYHLEITCPSLVTAQDVAKLLEKLGIAARVSERKSGIVLYIKESESIVDFLRVAGASTALLDFENVRIVKSVRNQVNRLVNCETANLEKTVAASWRQTETITRLIEKVGLEGIPESIRDVAILRLKNPDLSLKELGGMMEPPLSKSGIAYRMRRLEAMARRILGDTI; encoded by the coding sequence ATGAGCTTTTCTAACGAAACAAAAAACGAATTAGCGCGGATAATTCCTGAGAAGGAGTGCTGCCAAAGGGCAGAACTTTCGGGTTTGTTGAACATCGGCGGTACATTTACATGGGACGATAGTCAAAATGAAATGGTTTGGGAATTAAGCACCGAAAACGCGGCTACTGCTCGTAAAGTGTTCAAATTGGCAAAAGCTTTGTTGGCGGTGCCGGTAGAAGTTACGATTTTAAATAAGAGACAATTGAAGAAAAATAAGGTTTTCATTGTTAGAGCCAGGCAAGAACGCGACGAAATGTTTTTAATGCAGGAATTAGGCCTTTTTAATGGACAAGGCCGGCGAGTGGAGAGAGTTCCAGAGAGTCTGGTTCACCGGCGCTGCTGCAAGAGGTGTTATCTCAGAGGAGCCTTCCTGGCCCGGGGATCGGTAAACAAACCAGAAGGAGAGTACCACTTAGAAATAACATGCCCTTCGCTGGTAACGGCACAGGATGTGGCAAAGCTTTTAGAAAAACTGGGCATAGCTGCCCGCGTAAGCGAGCGCAAGAGCGGAATTGTTTTATACATCAAGGAGAGCGAAAGTATTGTCGATTTTCTCAGGGTAGCGGGAGCCAGTACAGCTTTGCTCGATTTTGAAAACGTTAGAATTGTCAAGTCCGTACGTAACCAGGTGAACCGGTTGGTTAATTGCGAAACTGCGAACCTGGAAAAAACTGTAGCTGCTTCCTGGCGACAGACCGAAACCATAACCAGACTTATAGAAAAAGTGGGACTGGAAGGCATCCCAGAATCCATAAGAGACGTGGCGATCCTACGTCTCAAGAATCCTGACCTGAGCCTTAAGGAACTTGGAGGCATGATGGAGCCTCCGTTGAGCAAATCCGGGATTGCCTACCGGATGAGACGGCTGGAGGCCATGGCCAGGAGAATACTGGGTGACACGATTTAG
- the rapZ gene encoding RNase adapter RapZ: MLLGSKDLEVLIITGLSGAGKTQAVNCLEDLGYFCVDNLPPALVSKFTELSAQLEGNKMKVAFVIDVRGGQFFNDLFAVLDDLERQGIKHQILFLEASDEVLLRRFKESRRKHPLAPSGRLVEAIRLERKMLQELRGRANVIIDTSAMSVSKLKEELTRLFGSDDDKDVMTITVVSFGYKLGLPMDADLVMDVRFLPNPNYEPDLHYLTGEDDEVKKYVLGSDTTRSFLRRFLNLLKFLLPFYVREGKTHLVLAVGCTGGQHRSVVLADYIGKQLRKLGYRVILKHRDVERYKVENF; encoded by the coding sequence TTGTTACTGGGCAGTAAGGACCTGGAAGTACTGATTATCACCGGTTTATCAGGCGCGGGCAAAACTCAGGCCGTAAACTGCCTGGAAGATCTGGGTTATTTTTGTGTTGACAACCTGCCGCCCGCATTGGTCTCCAAGTTTACGGAGTTATCCGCTCAGCTGGAAGGCAATAAGATGAAAGTAGCTTTTGTGATAGATGTCCGCGGGGGGCAGTTTTTTAATGACTTGTTTGCTGTCCTTGACGATCTGGAAAGACAAGGGATAAAGCACCAGATACTTTTTTTAGAAGCCTCAGATGAGGTTTTGCTACGCCGGTTCAAGGAATCGCGTAGGAAGCACCCTTTAGCTCCTTCCGGACGGTTGGTTGAAGCCATACGTTTAGAAAGGAAAATGCTGCAAGAACTCCGGGGCAGGGCCAATGTTATTATCGACACCTCAGCCATGTCGGTTTCAAAGCTAAAAGAGGAACTGACCCGGCTATTCGGTAGCGATGATGATAAGGATGTGATGACTATTACGGTCGTGTCCTTCGGTTACAAACTCGGACTTCCGATGGATGCCGACTTGGTGATGGACGTTCGTTTTTTACCGAACCCCAATTATGAACCCGATCTGCACTATCTTACAGGGGAAGACGATGAGGTTAAGAAATACGTTCTGGGATCAGATACAACCAGGTCTTTCTTGCGCCGGTTCTTGAACTTACTGAAATTCCTCTTACCTTTCTACGTCAGGGAAGGTAAGACTCACCTGGTACTGGCGGTAGGGTGTACGGGTGGGCAGCACCGCTCGGTGGTTTTGGCGGATTATATCGGCAAACAATTACGCAAGCTCGGTTACCGGGTGATTCTGAAACACCGGGATGTGGAAAGGTACAAGGTGGAGAACTTTTAA
- the tpiA gene encoding triose-phosphate isomerase yields MRLPIIAANWKMHKTVKDSLQFAEEFIEMLGEDHKGIEIVICPPFTALYLLGKRLRGTGIEAGAQDVFWEEWGAYTGEVSPGMILETGAKYVIIGHSERRHILGEGDTAVNRKVKRALASGLVPIMCVGETLAEREEGRAVSVVRRQLEEGLKGVELLRPHLVIAYEPVWAIGTGVNASPQDAQEMSRLIRDELGGLFGVEVAQEMRILYGGSVNPGNIGGFVAQPDIDGALVGGASLEARSLADIVKQTEESVYGS; encoded by the coding sequence GTGAGACTACCTATTATCGCTGCTAATTGGAAAATGCATAAAACGGTAAAAGACAGTCTGCAGTTCGCCGAAGAGTTCATAGAGATGCTGGGTGAAGACCACAAGGGGATAGAGATAGTGATATGTCCGCCGTTTACCGCCCTCTATTTGTTAGGAAAGAGGCTCAGAGGTACTGGTATCGAAGCGGGGGCCCAGGACGTGTTTTGGGAGGAATGGGGTGCTTACACCGGAGAGGTATCGCCAGGGATGATCCTGGAGACCGGGGCCAAGTATGTGATAATCGGTCACTCGGAGCGGCGTCATATTTTGGGTGAGGGTGACACGGCCGTCAACCGCAAGGTCAAAAGGGCTTTGGCCAGCGGGCTTGTCCCCATTATGTGTGTCGGCGAGACCCTGGCCGAGCGGGAAGAGGGGAGGGCGGTTTCAGTAGTCCGGCGGCAGTTGGAGGAAGGATTAAAAGGGGTCGAACTGTTGCGGCCCCACCTGGTTATAGCCTACGAGCCGGTCTGGGCCATCGGAACGGGGGTGAACGCTTCGCCTCAGGATGCCCAGGAAATGAGCCGCTTAATCCGGGATGAACTAGGCGGTCTTTTTGGGGTGGAAGTCGCGCAAGAGATGAGGATATTATATGGGGGCAGTGTGAACCCTGGCAATATAGGAGGTTTTGTCGCCCAACCCGATATTGACGGGGCTCTGGTAGGGGGAGCAAGCCTTGAAGCTCGTTCTCTTGCAGACATCGTGAAGCAGACGGAGGAATCAGTCTATGGTAGCTAG
- a CDS encoding phosphoglycerate kinase, whose translation MRGLKDIDVKGKRVLVRVDFNVPTDKQGNILDDARIKASLPTIRYLIDQGAKVILMSHLGRPDGKVVEAYRLDKVAQHLSTLLGQEVKKLPDCVGKEVEDAVAQMQPGQVVLLENVRFHAGEEKNDPEFAAQLAALGDVFVNDAFGTAHRAHASTAGVTRYLPSAAGFLMEKEVKMLRSVMESSESPRVAIIGGAKVSDKMGLLQNMLDKVDAIIIGGGMANTFLKAEGYYIGNSLCEDKLLDFARSLLKQAEEKRIRVLLPVDVVVADRLAADAQSREVKVDQVPEGWIIVDIGSETARLFGETIKSAHNIIWNGPMGVYEYERFARGTEEVARAVAASGAVSVVGGGDSLAIIARLGLEDKMTHISTGGGATLEFLEGKVLPGVASCEGYQFVG comes from the coding sequence TTGCGGGGTCTTAAGGACATAGATGTCAAAGGGAAAAGGGTACTGGTCAGGGTGGACTTCAATGTTCCGACTGATAAACAGGGAAACATCCTCGACGATGCTCGCATAAAGGCTTCTCTCCCAACTATCCGTTACCTGATTGACCAAGGGGCCAAAGTGATTTTGATGAGCCACTTAGGACGTCCTGACGGGAAAGTGGTGGAAGCTTACCGTTTGGACAAGGTTGCCCAGCACCTTAGTACTTTGTTGGGGCAGGAGGTTAAGAAACTTCCGGACTGTGTCGGGAAAGAGGTAGAAGATGCAGTGGCGCAGATGCAGCCAGGACAAGTGGTGCTGCTGGAAAATGTACGGTTCCATGCGGGCGAAGAAAAGAATGATCCGGAGTTTGCCGCTCAATTAGCGGCTTTGGGCGACGTGTTCGTTAACGACGCGTTTGGCACGGCTCACCGGGCACATGCTTCTACGGCCGGGGTTACCCGGTATCTGCCCAGCGCTGCCGGGTTTCTGATGGAAAAAGAGGTAAAGATGTTGCGCAGCGTGATGGAAAGCTCTGAGAGTCCACGGGTGGCCATCATTGGCGGGGCCAAGGTTTCGGATAAAATGGGTTTATTACAGAATATGCTCGACAAGGTGGACGCTATTATAATCGGGGGAGGAATGGCAAATACTTTTCTCAAGGCTGAAGGATACTATATAGGAAATTCTTTGTGTGAAGACAAACTTTTGGATTTTGCCCGTTCGCTTCTGAAACAAGCTGAAGAAAAAAGGATAAGAGTGTTGCTGCCAGTCGATGTGGTAGTGGCGGACCGCTTGGCAGCTGATGCCCAGAGCCGGGAAGTAAAAGTAGACCAGGTCCCGGAGGGATGGATCATCGTGGATATCGGCAGCGAGACCGCCCGGTTATTCGGCGAGACTATCAAGTCGGCCCACAATATAATCTGGAACGGGCCTATGGGTGTTTACGAATACGAAAGGTTTGCCCGGGGCACAGAGGAGGTGGCAAGGGCGGTAGCGGCATCAGGTGCTGTAAGCGTAGTCGGTGGAGGAGACTCTTTGGCCATCATAGCTCGTCTAGGGCTAGAGGACAAGATGACTCATATCTCGACCGGAGGAGGTGCTACTCTAGAGTTTTTAGAGGGCAAGGTTTTGCCTGGGGTAGCCAGCTGTGAAGGTTACCAGTTCGTGGGGTGA
- the gap gene encoding type I glyceraldehyde-3-phosphate dehydrogenase, which translates to MAVKVGVNGFGRIGRLFTRVALTRQDIEVVAVNDLGDAKSSAHLFKYDSVHGIYPEKVGVEGSDLVIGDIRIKYLQESDPGKIPWADLGVEVVVEGTGRFTDKAKASAHFKGGAKKVVITAPADNADITLVIGVNDSAYDPQAHHVISNASCTTNCLAPLTKVVHERFGIVKGLMTTVHSYTNDQRILDLAHKDLRRARAAALSIVPTTTGAARAIGLVIPELKGKLNGMAIRVPTPNVSLVDLVAEVKQPATVEEINLAVKVASEGPMKGIIEYCDEPLVSKDFNGNPSSCIFDALSTMVVERNMVKVVGWYDNEWGYSSRVVDVVALLGQKGL; encoded by the coding sequence GTGGCCGTAAAAGTTGGTGTTAATGGTTTTGGCAGGATAGGGCGTCTTTTTACCCGAGTAGCCTTAACGCGTCAAGACATCGAGGTTGTGGCAGTAAATGATCTGGGTGATGCTAAGAGTTCGGCCCATCTTTTCAAGTACGATTCGGTTCACGGTATTTACCCGGAAAAGGTTGGGGTAGAGGGCAGTGATCTGGTGATCGGGGACATACGTATAAAGTACTTGCAGGAGTCAGATCCAGGTAAGATCCCGTGGGCCGATTTAGGGGTAGAAGTGGTGGTGGAAGGGACCGGGCGTTTCACGGATAAGGCCAAGGCGAGTGCGCATTTCAAGGGCGGGGCTAAGAAAGTGGTAATTACTGCGCCTGCCGATAACGCTGATATCACTCTAGTGATAGGAGTCAACGATTCGGCATATGACCCGCAGGCTCACCATGTGATATCCAACGCTTCTTGTACCACGAACTGTCTTGCTCCTTTGACCAAGGTCGTACATGAACGGTTTGGAATCGTAAAAGGGCTGATGACGACCGTGCATTCATATACGAACGACCAGCGGATACTGGATCTTGCCCACAAGGATCTACGCCGGGCTCGAGCCGCAGCCCTTTCTATAGTTCCCACTACAACCGGAGCGGCTAGAGCCATCGGACTGGTCATACCTGAGCTTAAGGGTAAACTGAACGGGATGGCCATAAGGGTACCAACCCCCAATGTTTCACTGGTGGACTTGGTAGCTGAGGTGAAGCAGCCGGCAACAGTAGAGGAAATAAATCTTGCGGTCAAGGTAGCTAGTGAGGGGCCTATGAAGGGCATAATTGAATACTGCGATGAACCGTTGGTGTCAAAAGACTTCAACGGTAATCCCAGTTCTTGCATCTTCGATGCGCTTTCTACCATGGTGGTGGAAAGAAACATGGTAAAAGTCGTAGGATGGTATGACAATGAATGGGGTTATTCGAGCCGAGTGGTTGATGTCGTTGCTTTACTAGGACAAAAAGGCTTATAG
- a CDS encoding sugar-binding transcriptional regulator produces MEKMVLVLERIAPELLYIVKLRYSILREILHHQPVGRRQIAKRIGCSERSVRGEVENLREKGALVISPSGISLTEYGRELIEEADEIICYLEKLNTLAAQLQEEFSLEQVIIVPGDSSRDIYAKKDIGRAAARCLKESLYDGCRVAVTGGTTLAEVAHSMSGVVTARDVLVVPARGGLGGEVEEQANVVAARIAKAIGAEYRLLHLPDNLEESLLESLKKDARIKEVVELVKSCNILVHGIGVALEMAARRGLSPEGLQVLEERGAVGEVLRYYFNREGQIVYSQPGIGIEFEDMGGLKKVIAVAGGSNKAEAIAAVLRNHRRGVLVTDEGAARKILQKG; encoded by the coding sequence ATGGAAAAGATGGTTTTGGTTTTGGAGCGTATTGCTCCCGAACTCCTGTATATAGTGAAGCTGCGTTACAGCATACTAAGAGAGATCCTACACCACCAGCCGGTCGGTCGCAGACAAATAGCCAAAAGAATTGGCTGTTCAGAGCGGTCAGTTCGGGGTGAGGTAGAAAACCTAAGGGAAAAGGGAGCACTGGTTATATCGCCTTCGGGGATAAGTTTGACCGAATACGGTAGAGAACTTATAGAAGAGGCAGACGAGATTATATGCTATCTGGAAAAATTGAACACCCTAGCAGCGCAGCTGCAGGAAGAATTCTCGCTAGAACAGGTCATCATTGTTCCCGGGGATTCGTCGCGCGACATTTACGCCAAGAAGGACATAGGGAGGGCAGCAGCTAGGTGCCTGAAGGAGTCCCTGTATGACGGGTGCCGGGTGGCAGTTACCGGGGGAACGACTTTGGCGGAAGTTGCTCATTCAATGTCAGGGGTAGTGACTGCCCGCGACGTGCTGGTGGTTCCAGCTCGAGGCGGGTTGGGAGGCGAGGTTGAGGAACAGGCCAATGTGGTGGCAGCCAGAATAGCCAAGGCTATCGGCGCCGAGTATCGGTTACTGCATTTACCTGACAACCTGGAGGAGTCCCTTTTAGAGAGCTTGAAGAAAGACGCCCGCATTAAAGAAGTGGTAGAATTGGTCAAATCTTGCAATATTCTGGTGCATGGGATAGGAGTAGCCTTGGAAATGGCAGCTCGCAGGGGCCTTTCTCCCGAAGGGTTGCAGGTACTGGAAGAGAGAGGGGCGGTGGGAGAAGTTCTCCGTTATTATTTCAACAGAGAAGGGCAGATAGTGTACTCACAACCGGGGATAGGTATAGAGTTTGAGGATATGGGAGGGTTGAAAAAGGTAATCGCGGTGGCGGGAGGAAGCAACAAGGCAGAAGCTATAGCTGCTGTTTTGCGGAATCACAGGCGGGGTGTTCTCGTTACCGATGAGGGCGCCGCGCGGAAGATATTACAGAAAGGGTGA
- a CDS encoding ROK family protein codes for MKVAPRENGSPLKARSWIVGVDLGGTKILAGLGDTEGNIRAELKVATRAEEGPERVVGRIAQTVCELLQHTGVKEKEIGAMVVGAPGPLDPSSGIVYQPPNLPGWDSFPLKERLSGYFPDFPVMIDNDANLAALGEYRFGYQQVFDNLLFMTVGTGIGGGIILDGRIHHGACGAAGEFGHMVILPEDGPLCGCGNHGCLETLASGTAIAREARDMVRAGKGALLWELAGRDMERLTAEVVGEAARKGDEAASEIIARAGYYLGIGLANLVNIFNPAAIVIGGGVVSGLGELLLVPAREEMKRRAMKLQGEKVQVLRGKLGTRAGLLGCFALAAQKYPTTPNLCQSVAEIKEGF; via the coding sequence ATGAAGGTCGCACCGAGGGAAAACGGCTCACCACTGAAGGCACGTTCCTGGATTGTGGGGGTGGATTTGGGCGGGACCAAGATCCTGGCGGGATTAGGCGATACCGAAGGCAATATCAGGGCGGAGCTTAAGGTCGCTACCAGAGCAGAAGAAGGCCCGGAAAGGGTAGTAGGACGAATAGCACAAACGGTGTGCGAACTGCTTCAACATACCGGGGTGAAGGAAAAAGAGATCGGAGCTATGGTAGTAGGGGCACCGGGGCCTCTCGATCCTTCGTCTGGTATCGTCTACCAGCCACCTAACCTTCCGGGGTGGGACAGTTTTCCCCTAAAAGAGAGGTTGTCCGGTTATTTTCCGGACTTCCCGGTGATGATAGACAATGACGCTAACCTGGCAGCTTTGGGCGAGTATCGTTTCGGTTACCAGCAGGTTTTTGACAACCTGCTCTTTATGACTGTGGGGACCGGGATCGGCGGGGGAATCATCCTGGACGGGCGAATTCATCATGGAGCCTGCGGGGCGGCGGGGGAATTCGGCCATATGGTGATACTGCCGGAAGACGGTCCCCTTTGCGGATGTGGAAACCACGGCTGTCTGGAAACGCTGGCTTCGGGAACGGCCATAGCGCGGGAAGCCCGGGACATGGTAAGAGCCGGCAAAGGGGCTTTGCTGTGGGAACTGGCAGGCCGCGATATGGAGCGCTTGACTGCAGAGGTGGTCGGGGAAGCGGCAAGAAAAGGAGACGAAGCGGCTAGCGAGATCATCGCCCGGGCTGGATACTATCTGGGAATCGGGTTGGCCAATCTGGTTAATATTTTCAACCCGGCAGCCATAGTCATAGGAGGAGGGGTTGTCTCTGGTTTGGGAGAATTACTGCTGGTACCCGCCCGGGAGGAAATGAAGCGACGGGCCATGAAGCTTCAAGGCGAGAAAGTGCAGGTATTGCGAGGTAAACTGGGTACTCGCGCCGGGCTGTTAGGATGTTTCGCGCTGGCCGCCCAAAAATATCCAACCACGCCCAATCTGTGTCAATCTGTGGCTGAAATCAAGGAGGGATTTTGA